In a genomic window of Nostoc sp. UHCC 0870:
- a CDS encoding SDR family oxidoreductase, which produces MNIAIIGCGYVGYAIAKYWQQNSSFNVTVTTTTPERVSELQSISQKVIVTKGDDLEGLKSATENQDVVLLSVGAKRGRSYQETYVNTANNLVAILQQNTTVKQIIYTGSYSIYGDRDGEWVDEETPAKPITPNAEIMKATEDILLAADSESLRVCIVRLGGIYGTGRELIKIFSRVAGTTRPGNGSDITNWIHLDDIVGAIELIRQHQLQGIYNLVDDAHLTRKELLDTLLTKYNLPLVSWDDSIKSDRQYNVTVSNQKIKDAGYQLIHPQMIF; this is translated from the coding sequence ATGAATATTGCAATTATTGGGTGCGGCTACGTTGGTTATGCTATTGCTAAATATTGGCAGCAAAATTCATCCTTTAACGTTACTGTCACTACAACTACACCTGAACGTGTATCAGAACTACAATCTATCTCACAAAAAGTTATAGTTACCAAAGGTGATGATTTAGAAGGATTAAAATCAGCTACAGAAAATCAAGATGTTGTTCTGTTAAGTGTTGGGGCGAAGAGAGGTAGATCATATCAAGAAACTTATGTCAATACTGCTAATAATTTAGTAGCTATTCTCCAACAAAATACCACTGTCAAACAAATAATATATACAGGTAGCTATTCTATTTATGGTGATAGGGATGGCGAGTGGGTAGATGAAGAAACGCCAGCTAAACCTATTACTCCTAATGCAGAAATTATGAAAGCGACAGAAGATATTTTACTAGCGGCTGATAGTGAAAGTCTGCGCGTTTGTATTGTGCGATTAGGGGGGATTTATGGGACTGGTAGAGAATTAATCAAAATATTTAGTAGAGTCGCTGGTACAACTCGCCCTGGTAATGGTAGTGATATCACAAACTGGATTCATCTAGATGATATTGTAGGGGCTATAGAGTTGATCAGACAGCACCAACTACAAGGTATTTATAACTTAGTAGATGATGCCCATCTCACTAGGAAAGAACTACTAGATACTCTGTTAACAAAATATAACTTACCCTTAGTATCGTGGGATGATTCAATTAAGAGCGATCGCCAATATAATGTTACAGTTTCCAACCAAAAAATTAAAGACGCTGGTTATCAGTTAATCCATCCCCAAATGATTTTTTAG
- a CDS encoding DUF1194 domain-containing protein, which yields MKTSFFFQATLTTVAGTLSALAISTSANAATFVDTELSLLVDVSGSISTSEFNLQKQGYVDAFNNADLFNNFISKGDIGKIAVNLIYWSGTTQQQQSVGWTLIDSVEASQNFANAISATTRPFSGSTVIGSAINFATPLIFNNDFDSTRQVIDVSGDGTSNAASTAAARDAALAAGVDAINGLVIGNSTSLFNFYDDNVKGGAGAFVLQANTFADFASTVEQKLKREIISTPPITSVPEPATLIGLLGLGAFGVTTKLKRHQKQAVKC from the coding sequence ATGAAAACTTCTTTCTTTTTCCAGGCAACACTCACAACAGTAGCTGGTACTCTGTCTGCTCTAGCTATATCGACAAGTGCTAACGCTGCTACTTTTGTTGATACTGAGTTATCTTTACTTGTTGATGTATCTGGTAGTATAAGCACCAGTGAATTCAACTTGCAAAAACAAGGCTATGTAGATGCTTTTAATAATGCTGATCTTTTCAACAACTTTATCTCAAAGGGAGACATCGGCAAGATTGCTGTTAACTTAATCTATTGGTCTGGTACTACTCAGCAGCAACAGTCTGTAGGCTGGACACTAATTGATAGTGTGGAAGCGTCCCAAAATTTTGCCAATGCAATTAGTGCGACAACTCGTCCCTTCAGTGGAAGTACGGTCATTGGCTCTGCCATCAATTTTGCTACCCCCCTTATCTTTAATAATGATTTTGACAGCACACGCCAAGTAATTGACGTGTCTGGTGACGGTACAAGCAACGCAGCTAGTACAGCAGCTGCCCGCGATGCTGCTTTAGCAGCTGGCGTTGATGCCATCAACGGTCTAGTCATTGGTAACAGCACATCTCTATTCAACTTTTATGACGATAACGTCAAGGGCGGTGCTGGTGCTTTTGTTTTACAAGCCAATACATTCGCAGATTTTGCTAGCACAGTTGAACAGAAACTCAAGAGAGAAATTATTAGTACACCTCCTATTACCTCTGTTCCCGAACCTGCAACTCTCATTGGCTTACTGGGTCTAGGTGCTTTCGGCGTAACCACCAAACTCAAGCGTCATCAAAAACAGGCAGTTAAGTGCTAA
- a CDS encoding RNA-guided endonuclease InsQ/TnpB family protein — protein sequence MKRTVSIPVELPSERFLPLMNQCAEIFNAHVDWAIANSTYNKNKAHKELYHLLRVQFPSVPSALLQTVRDNALESIKATKFKGIPKKKPTSGLRYDKRTMTLRGKQLTLSCIGKRVTLILDVPEYFREVFETWDFCGATVTYTKNTKQFWVRLVFETEDPQQIEGQIQGIDRGLYHQAVTSDGQFFSSSKIRKVQRRYLYNRRQLQQKGTRSARHRLKAMSGREKRFMKDTNHCVSKKLANQPGVAVFVLEDLSSIRTQRRGKKMNKWLGSWAFYQQEQFLSYKAEALGKRVVHQDPRYTSQKCNICKHIRRTNRHKSRFHCKNCGHRTHADLNAAKNIRDDYILSSTQGTEEQASVNMPDVSTDSLGQLQAPYPCGWGS from the coding sequence ATGAAACGTACTGTTAGCATCCCAGTTGAATTACCATCAGAAAGGTTTTTACCTCTAATGAATCAGTGTGCAGAGATATTTAACGCACACGTTGACTGGGCTATTGCTAACAGCACCTATAACAAAAACAAGGCACACAAGGAACTGTATCACCTGTTAAGGGTTCAGTTTCCAAGTGTGCCTTCTGCTTTGTTGCAAACAGTTCGAGATAATGCGCTTGAGTCCATCAAAGCCACAAAATTTAAAGGTATCCCCAAGAAAAAGCCAACATCAGGATTAAGGTACGATAAGCGCACAATGACACTAAGAGGGAAGCAACTAACTCTTAGTTGTATTGGTAAACGAGTTACTTTAATTCTTGATGTGCCTGAATATTTCAGAGAAGTTTTTGAAACTTGGGATTTTTGTGGAGCAACTGTAACTTATACCAAAAACACCAAGCAATTCTGGGTGAGATTGGTTTTTGAGACAGAAGATCCGCAACAAATAGAAGGACAGATTCAAGGAATTGACAGAGGCTTATATCACCAAGCTGTTACAAGTGACGGTCAATTCTTCAGTTCTTCTAAGATTAGAAAAGTACAAAGACGTTACTTATACAATCGTCGTCAACTCCAACAAAAAGGCACTCGTAGTGCCAGACATCGCTTAAAAGCGATGTCTGGACGTGAGAAGCGGTTCATGAAGGATACGAATCATTGTGTCAGTAAAAAGTTAGCCAACCAACCAGGAGTAGCAGTTTTTGTACTAGAGGACTTGTCCAGCATTCGCACACAGCGCCGAGGCAAGAAAATGAATAAATGGTTGGGTAGTTGGGCTTTTTACCAACAAGAGCAATTCCTGAGTTACAAAGCAGAAGCATTGGGTAAACGAGTAGTTCACCAAGATCCTCGTTACACGTCTCAGAAGTGCAATATTTGTAAGCACATTCGACGGACAAACCGCCACAAGTCTAGATTCCATTGCAAAAATTGTGGACATCGGACACACGCGGATCTCAATGCTGCGAAGAATATCAGGGATGACTATATTCTCTCCTCTACCCAAGGGACAGAGGAGCAGGCATCAGTCAATATGCCAGATGTTTCGACCGATTCTCTCGGTCAGTTACAAGCCCCATACCCTTGTGGGTGGGGCAGTTGA
- the tnpA gene encoding IS200/IS605 family transposase: MKILSSSHAKHCLGYHIIFCPKYRHQILEGAVEVELKRIIGETCKTYGWILHALEIMPDHVHVFVQADHTTAPVEIAKTMKSISAVHIFNTFKDLKKRRFWGSGMWSDGTFYSSVGGVSEEAVKRYIETQKQRGDSLTRSRSVPKEKDNAT; this comes from the coding sequence ATGAAAATACTGTCAAGCTCACACGCTAAACATTGTCTGGGATACCACATCATTTTTTGTCCCAAGTACCGCCATCAAATCCTTGAAGGTGCAGTGGAAGTAGAATTAAAGCGCATCATCGGGGAAACCTGTAAAACCTATGGATGGATACTTCACGCATTGGAAATAATGCCTGACCACGTTCATGTATTCGTACAGGCAGATCACACCACCGCACCAGTAGAAATCGCTAAAACCATGAAATCAATTTCTGCTGTGCATATATTTAATACATTCAAAGACCTTAAAAAACGTCGCTTTTGGGGATCTGGAATGTGGAGTGATGGCACGTTTTACTCGTCTGTTGGCGGAGTCTCAGAAGAAGCAGTGAAGCGGTACATTGAGACTCAGAAACAGAGGGGTGACTCACTTACCCGTTCGCGTAGCGTTCCGAAGGAAAAGGATAATGCAACCTAG
- the atpD gene encoding F0F1 ATP synthase subunit beta: MVTTAEKTNIGYITQIIGPVVDVKFPAGKLPQIYNALTIKGTNEAGQNINLTVEVQQLLGDNQVRGVAMSSTDGLVRGLEVVDTGAPISVPVGKATLGRIFNVLGEPVDNRGPVNNEETLPIHRAAPKLTELETKPSVFETGIKVVDLLTPYRRGGKIGLFGGAGVGKTVIMMELINNIATQHGGVSVFAGVGERTREGNDLYNEMIESGVINNENLNESKIALVYGQMNEPPGARMRVGLSGLTMAEYFRDVNKQDVLLFVDNIFRFVQAGSEVSALLGRMPSAVGYQPTLGTDVGQLQERITSTTEGSITSIQAVYVPADDLTDPAPATTFAHLDGTTVLSRGLASKGIYPAVDPLGSTSTMLQPNIVGDEHYNTARAVQATLQRYKELQDIIAILGLDELSEDDRLIVARARKVERFLSQPFFVAEVFTGSPGKYVKLEDTIKGFQKILSGELDELPEQAFYLVGDINEAIAKAEKMKG, translated from the coding sequence ATGGTCACCACCGCAGAAAAAACAAACATCGGTTACATTACCCAAATCATTGGTCCAGTTGTAGACGTTAAATTCCCTGCCGGAAAATTACCGCAAATCTACAACGCTTTGACCATCAAAGGCACTAACGAAGCTGGACAAAACATCAACCTAACCGTCGAAGTACAGCAACTTTTAGGCGACAACCAAGTTCGCGGCGTTGCTATGAGTTCTACTGATGGTTTAGTGCGTGGTTTGGAAGTTGTTGATACAGGCGCGCCCATCAGCGTACCAGTCGGTAAAGCTACCCTCGGTCGGATTTTCAACGTCCTCGGCGAACCCGTAGACAACAGAGGCCCCGTCAACAACGAGGAAACCTTACCCATCCACCGTGCAGCACCTAAACTCACTGAGCTAGAAACTAAGCCTTCCGTTTTCGAGACAGGAATTAAAGTTGTTGATCTGCTAACCCCCTATCGTCGTGGCGGTAAAATTGGTCTGTTCGGCGGTGCAGGTGTTGGCAAAACCGTGATCATGATGGAGTTGATCAACAACATCGCTACCCAACACGGTGGCGTGTCTGTATTTGCTGGCGTGGGAGAGCGTACCCGTGAAGGAAACGACCTCTACAACGAAATGATTGAATCTGGGGTAATCAACAACGAGAACCTCAACGAATCTAAAATTGCCCTAGTTTACGGTCAAATGAATGAACCACCCGGAGCAAGAATGCGGGTTGGTTTGTCTGGTTTGACAATGGCAGAATATTTCCGTGATGTGAACAAACAAGACGTACTACTGTTTGTTGACAACATTTTCCGCTTCGTACAAGCTGGTTCTGAAGTATCCGCACTATTGGGTCGGATGCCTTCTGCTGTGGGATATCAGCCAACCTTGGGTACTGACGTAGGTCAACTGCAAGAACGGATTACCTCCACCACCGAAGGTTCTATTACCTCCATTCAAGCTGTATACGTACCTGCGGATGACTTAACTGACCCCGCACCTGCAACTACCTTTGCTCACTTAGATGGTACAACCGTGCTATCTCGTGGTTTAGCATCTAAAGGTATTTATCCAGCAGTTGATCCTCTGGGTTCTACTTCCACCATGTTGCAGCCCAACATTGTTGGTGATGAACATTACAACACTGCGCGTGCTGTACAAGCGACTCTGCAACGCTACAAAGAATTGCAAGACATCATCGCCATCTTGGGTCTAGATGAATTGTCTGAAGATGACCGACTCATCGTAGCACGGGCGCGGAAAGTTGAGCGTTTCTTGTCTCAGCCCTTCTTCGTCGCGGAAGTATTCACAGGTTCGCCTGGTAAATACGTGAAGTTGGAAGACACCATCAAAGGATTCCAGAAGATTCTGTCTGGTGAATTGGATGAGCTGCCAGAACAAGCATTTTACTTGGTAGGCGATATCAACGAAGCGATCGCTAAAGCCGAAAAAATGAAAGGCTAA
- the atpC gene encoding ATP synthase F1 subunit epsilon: protein MTLTVRVISPDKTVWDAEADEVILPSTTGQLGILSGHAPLLTALDTGVLRVRANKNQPWQAIALLGGFAEVEENEVTILVNGAERGDKINLEEARTGYSQAQAKLSQVPAGDRQAQIQANQAFKRARARFQAAGGSV from the coding sequence ATGACCCTAACTGTCCGTGTAATTTCCCCAGATAAAACAGTGTGGGATGCAGAAGCTGATGAAGTGATTTTACCCAGCACTACCGGTCAGCTAGGTATCCTCAGTGGACACGCGCCACTATTAACTGCACTAGATACAGGTGTACTGCGAGTACGCGCTAACAAAAACCAACCTTGGCAAGCGATCGCACTTTTAGGTGGTTTTGCCGAAGTTGAAGAAAATGAAGTAACCATTCTGGTGAATGGTGCTGAACGCGGCGACAAGATTAACCTAGAAGAAGCTCGTACTGGTTATAGCCAAGCTCAAGCCAAATTGAGTCAAGTACCAGCAGGCGATCGCCAAGCTCAAATCCAAGCCAACCAAGCCTTCAAACGCGCCCGCGCTCGCTTTCAAGCTGCTGGTGGTTCGGTGTAG
- a CDS encoding trifunctional serine/threonine-protein kinase/ATP-binding protein/sensor histidine kinase, producing the protein MITTCDGTPSIFGYQMSQLLYRGTKTEVYQGIRVLDAKPVVIKLLRQEYPTSIELLQFRNQYIIAQKLEHPGIVRPLCLEAYRNSYVLVMEDFGGISLKEYLKTNKLELKEFLEIALQICSILHYLYHHHVIHKDIKPANILIHPQTKQIKLTDFSIASLLPRETQCIISPNILEGTLAYISPEQTGRMNRGIDYRSDFYSLGVTFFELLTGQLPFQSNEPMDLVHCHIAKKPPLLEDTSEEIPPVLSNIVMKLMAKNAEERYQSALGLNHDLEKCLTQLTATSKIIDFEIGKNDICDRFMIPEKLYGRETIVQQLLEAFERVAGNSEQNPVTDAHTPHSEMMLVAGFSGIGKTSVVNEVHKPIIRQRGYFIKGKFDQFNRNIPLSAFVESLRDLIIQLLTESEGQLQQWKLKILAALGNNSQVIIDVIPELEQIIGQQPASPEVTGDAAQNRFNLLLQNFIQIFTIKEHPLVIFLDDLQWADLTSLKLIKLLMGELHTGYLLLIGAYRDNEVSPVHPLISTLADIKKTGAIMNSITLQPLSQLKVNQLVSDTLGCEEKLAFPLSQLVSQKTQGNPFFAIQFLKALHQDGLIIFNVEECCWQCDIAKINQQALTDDVVKFMVFQLLRLPESTQQVLKLAACIGNQFDLNTLAIAAQQSPMETAACLWNGLHEGLILPQSEVYKFYVGTEHIPTQDTSHHIVYKFLHDRVQQAAYLLIPDDQKQLTHYKIGTLLLCNSSDAEREERLFEIVTHLNAARTLITQPSELEELTQLNLIAGRKAKSATAYAAAVEYFATGIALLPHDAWESHYNLTLSLHIEVTEATYLNTDFKQMEQWATIVLQHTQTLLDSIPVYVTRMMAAKSQGHPLTTLRIGLQVLQLLGIEFPPQPTPADITRAGEVTMRLWRGNSPLNLLNSPSMIDAHYLASMTIMTNMVSSAYLTTPALMFLLIFKQVEFSILYGNCAVSVYGYADYGVILSSQMESLEAGYEFGQLALNLLQKLESKTLQCRTYFIVYSFIFHWKETLHEQLPHLLTGYHSGLETGDIESTALNAQAYCHYAYFAGRELTGLATEMSAYAQSIRSLRQETTLHYLEIAYQAVENLLGENQFPERLTGNIYHAEQKLPVHQANQDITGLFHWHFYQTILWYLFGYYRQAAQQSRLVEQYLDGGISQFSIPVYVFYDSLIHLSLYKEANQEEQQQILTRVAANQAKMQSWADVCKYNHQHRWELVEAERYAILGDKIEAIALYDLAISRAKANAFLQDEALANELAAKFYLNWDKEKVAQIYLQEAYYCYARWGAKAKTDDLEKHYPRLLQPILQQRQLNLDTLETIVDTTITNYSSHLLDSSSSSTVFFTLDFAAILKASQVLSSEIHLDKLITALMQVLLQNSGAQKIALILPEETHCIVVAVSNLEDLATGKTIELTSTPLDISHDVPTKIVYTVKRTLQPIIVDDISKTTTWEADSYIVKHLPKSMLCMPIVNQGKLISILYLENNLLTGVFTKERIEILNLLCTQAAISLANAQLYQQTQQALNELQQTQIKLVQSEKMSALGNLVAGVAHEINNPIAFLAGNVQPALDYIKDIFGLLNLYHEEYPNLSTVIQEEIANIDLEYIREDLPKVIGSMREGINRIKNISNSLRTFSRADKDYKVPFNIHNGIDSTILILKHRLKANEQHPAIEVVTKYGNLPPIECFPGQLNQVFMNILANAIDALEEASIGRTYTEIQKKPNLIIITTAIENQHLTITIKDNGRGMSEAVKKRIFDHLFTTKGVGKGTGLGLAIAHQIIVEKHGGSIDCNSSLGEGTEFIITLPLQ; encoded by the coding sequence ATGATAACAACCTGCGATGGAACTCCTTCTATTTTTGGCTATCAGATGAGCCAATTGCTCTATCGTGGTACGAAAACAGAGGTTTATCAAGGTATACGAGTTTTAGATGCAAAACCTGTTGTAATTAAGCTACTGCGGCAAGAATACCCAACTTCTATTGAACTTTTACAATTTCGTAACCAGTACATCATTGCTCAAAAGCTAGAACATCCAGGTATTGTGCGTCCGTTATGTTTAGAAGCATATCGCAATAGCTATGTATTAGTAATGGAAGATTTTGGCGGTATTTCCTTGAAGGAATATCTGAAAACCAATAAATTGGAATTAAAGGAGTTTCTAGAAATAGCCCTCCAAATATGCAGCATTCTCCATTACCTTTATCATCACCACGTTATTCATAAAGACATTAAACCCGCTAATATCCTGATTCATCCTCAAACAAAACAGATTAAACTTACTGATTTTAGTATTGCTTCTCTATTACCCAGAGAAACCCAATGTATTATTAGTCCTAATATTTTAGAAGGAACTCTGGCCTATATATCTCCTGAACAAACCGGACGTATGAACCGGGGAATTGATTATCGTAGTGATTTCTATTCTCTGGGAGTAACATTTTTTGAATTACTGACAGGACAGTTACCCTTCCAATCAAATGAACCAATGGACTTGGTACATTGTCACATTGCCAAAAAACCACCTCTTTTAGAAGACACGAGTGAAGAAATTCCCCCAGTATTGAGTAATATTGTGATGAAGTTGATGGCGAAAAATGCTGAAGAACGCTATCAAAGTGCTTTGGGATTAAACCATGATTTAGAAAAATGTCTAACTCAGTTAACAGCAACAAGTAAAATTATAGACTTTGAGATTGGCAAGAATGATATTTGCGATCGCTTCATGATTCCCGAAAAGTTATACGGCAGAGAAACCATTGTCCAACAACTCCTAGAAGCCTTTGAGAGAGTTGCAGGGAACAGCGAACAAAACCCTGTGACTGATGCTCACACACCTCATAGTGAAATGATGCTAGTTGCAGGATTTTCCGGTATTGGTAAAACTTCAGTAGTGAATGAAGTTCATAAACCAATTATTCGCCAACGGGGATATTTTATCAAAGGTAAATTTGATCAATTTAATCGCAATATTCCTTTGTCTGCCTTTGTCGAATCCTTAAGGGATTTAATCATACAGTTATTAACCGAAAGCGAAGGGCAACTGCAACAATGGAAACTAAAAATTCTGGCAGCATTAGGAAACAATAGCCAGGTAATAATTGATGTAATCCCTGAATTAGAACAAATAATTGGTCAACAACCAGCATCTCCAGAAGTAACAGGAGATGCTGCCCAGAACAGATTTAATTTACTATTACAAAATTTTATTCAAATTTTTACGATAAAAGAACATCCTTTAGTGATTTTTTTAGATGATTTGCAATGGGCAGATTTAACATCTTTAAAATTAATCAAATTATTAATGGGTGAATTACATACGGGATATTTATTATTAATTGGCGCGTATAGAGACAATGAAGTATCTCCTGTCCATCCACTAATATCAACTTTAGCCGATATTAAAAAAACTGGTGCAATTATGAACTCAATTACTTTACAACCTCTGAGCCAATTAAAAGTAAATCAATTAGTATCAGATACATTGGGTTGTGAAGAAAAATTAGCCTTTCCACTTTCACAATTGGTAAGTCAAAAAACTCAAGGTAATCCATTCTTTGCCATCCAGTTTCTCAAAGCATTACACCAAGATGGATTGATTATATTCAACGTTGAAGAATGCTGTTGGCAATGTGATATTGCCAAAATCAATCAGCAAGCATTGACAGATGATGTTGTCAAATTTATGGTCTTCCAATTGTTGAGGCTACCAGAATCAACTCAACAGGTGTTAAAGTTAGCCGCTTGTATCGGCAATCAATTTGATTTAAACACATTAGCGATCGCAGCTCAACAGTCGCCAATGGAAACGGCAGCTTGTCTGTGGAATGGGTTACACGAAGGTTTGATTCTGCCCCAAAGTGAAGTTTATAAATTTTATGTGGGAACAGAACACATACCAACTCAAGATACTTCTCATCATATTGTTTACAAATTCTTACACGATCGCGTGCAACAAGCCGCCTATTTACTGATTCCAGATGACCAAAAGCAACTCACCCATTACAAAATAGGGACATTATTGTTATGCAATTCCTCAGATGCTGAACGGGAAGAGCGATTGTTTGAAATTGTTACCCATTTGAACGCAGCCAGAACTTTAATTACGCAACCGTCAGAGTTAGAAGAACTGACTCAGTTAAATCTCATAGCGGGACGCAAGGCTAAATCTGCCACCGCCTATGCAGCAGCCGTTGAGTATTTCGCTACAGGTATTGCTTTACTACCCCATGATGCTTGGGAAAGTCACTACAACCTCACCCTGTCCCTGCATATTGAGGTGACTGAAGCCACTTATCTCAATACAGACTTTAAGCAAATGGAGCAATGGGCTACCATCGTGTTGCAACACACTCAGACATTACTGGATAGCATTCCAGTCTATGTCACGAGGATGATGGCGGCCAAATCCCAAGGACATCCATTAACTACCCTTCGTATTGGCTTGCAGGTATTGCAACTATTAGGTATTGAATTTCCTCCCCAGCCAACTCCCGCAGATATTACCAGAGCCGGGGAAGTCACTATGCGTTTATGGCGGGGAAATTCACCTCTGAATTTACTCAATTCACCCTCGATGATTGATGCTCATTACCTAGCAAGTATGACCATCATGACTAATATGGTTTCCTCTGCCTATCTAACAACACCTGCCTTAATGTTTTTGCTGATATTTAAGCAGGTAGAATTTTCTATTCTTTATGGTAACTGTGCTGTTTCTGTGTATGGTTATGCTGATTATGGTGTCATCTTGTCCAGTCAGATGGAAAGTTTAGAAGCTGGCTATGAATTTGGACAACTAGCATTAAATCTGCTGCAAAAGTTAGAATCTAAAACTCTCCAATGTAGAACCTACTTTATTGTCTACAGCTTTATATTTCACTGGAAAGAAACACTACATGAACAATTACCACACTTACTTACAGGCTACCACAGTGGACTAGAAACCGGAGATATAGAAAGTACGGCACTCAATGCCCAAGCTTACTGTCACTATGCCTATTTTGCTGGTCGAGAGTTAACTGGACTAGCAACTGAGATGTCAGCTTATGCCCAAAGTATCCGTTCCCTGCGGCAAGAAACTACACTGCATTATTTAGAAATTGCCTATCAAGCTGTAGAGAACTTATTGGGAGAAAACCAATTTCCTGAACGCTTAACTGGCAACATTTATCATGCAGAACAAAAGCTACCTGTACATCAGGCTAATCAAGACATAACAGGATTATTTCATTGGCACTTCTATCAAACTATTCTTTGGTACTTATTTGGTTATTACCGACAAGCTGCCCAGCAGTCAAGGTTGGTAGAGCAGTATTTAGATGGTGGTATCAGCCAATTTAGCATTCCTGTGTATGTCTTCTATGATTCTTTAATTCATTTGTCACTCTATAAAGAAGCAAATCAAGAAGAACAACAACAGATACTCACACGAGTTGCAGCTAATCAAGCGAAGATGCAAAGTTGGGCAGATGTTTGTAAATATAATCATCAACACCGTTGGGAATTGGTGGAGGCAGAACGATATGCCATCTTGGGTGATAAAATCGAGGCGATCGCTCTCTATGATCTTGCCATATCTAGAGCCAAAGCAAACGCCTTTCTCCAAGATGAAGCATTGGCTAATGAACTTGCAGCCAAGTTTTACCTCAACTGGGATAAAGAAAAAGTCGCCCAAATATATCTGCAAGAAGCCTATTACTGCTATGCTCGTTGGGGAGCTAAAGCCAAAACCGATGACTTAGAAAAACATTATCCCCGACTACTACAACCAATTCTACAACAGCGACAACTTAACCTCGATACGTTAGAAACCATTGTAGATACTACCATTACTAACTACAGTAGTCATTTATTAGATTCATCTAGTAGTTCTACTGTGTTTTTTACCCTCGATTTTGCTGCTATTCTCAAAGCTTCTCAAGTCTTATCTAGTGAAATTCATTTAGACAAACTAATTACTGCTTTGATGCAGGTTTTGTTGCAAAATTCCGGCGCACAAAAAATCGCGCTGATTTTACCAGAGGAAACTCATTGTATAGTTGTAGCTGTGAGTAATCTTGAAGATTTAGCAACAGGAAAAACCATAGAATTAACCTCAACGCCTCTGGATATCAGCCATGATGTTCCTACCAAAATTGTTTATACAGTCAAACGCACACTACAACCAATTATTGTTGATGATATTAGTAAAACAACCACTTGGGAAGCAGATAGCTATATAGTGAAACATTTACCCAAGAGTATGCTTTGTATGCCGATTGTCAATCAAGGTAAACTCATTAGCATTTTGTATTTAGAAAATAATTTGCTAACAGGAGTATTTACAAAGGAACGGATTGAAATCCTCAACCTGCTATGCACTCAAGCAGCAATTTCTCTAGCCAATGCTCAACTTTATCAGCAGACACAGCAAGCCTTAAATGAACTGCAACAAACCCAAATCAAACTAGTACAAAGCGAAAAAATGTCTGCTTTGGGTAATTTAGTTGCAGGTGTTGCCCATGAAATTAATAATCCCATTGCGTTCCTAGCAGGCAATGTTCAACCTGCCCTAGATTATATTAAAGATATATTCGGTTTACTCAACTTATATCACGAAGAATATCCAAATCTTAGTACAGTTATCCAAGAAGAAATTGCAAACATCGATTTAGAATATATCCGTGAAGACTTACCGAAAGTTATTGGTTCAATGCGGGAAGGAATTAATCGGATTAAAAATATCAGTAATAGTTTAAGAACTTTTTCTCGTGCAGATAAAGATTATAAAGTACCTTTTAATATTCATAATGGTATTGATAGCACTATCCTAATTCTTAAACATCGCCTTAAAGCTAACGAACAACATCCAGCCATTGAAGTAGTAACTAAATATGGTAATTTACCTCCTATAGAATGCTTTCCTGGGCAATTAAATCAGGTGTTTATGAACATATTAGCAAATGCAATTGATGCTTTAGAAGAAGCTAGTATAGGACGAACCTATACAGAAATACAGAAAAAACCAAATCTGATTATAATTACCACAGCGATAGAAAATCAGCACTTAACAATTACCATTAAAGATAATGGTAGGGGCATGAGTGAAGCAGTCAAAAAACGAATTTTCGACCATTTATTTACTACTAAAGGTGTTGGTAAAGGTACAGGATTAGGATTGGCGATCGCTCATCAAATCATTGTGGAAAAACACGGCGGTTCTATAGACTGTAATTCGTCTCTAGGAGAAGGTACAGAGTTTATAATTACTCTTCCATTACAGTAG